DNA from Aliarcobacter butzleri:
GAAATTTACAGCAAACTTATCCATATACTTTTGGAATTCATCTATTAATAATCTATTTTGCTTAGAGAATATTTCCCAAAAGAGTTCCCTTTTCTCATTTTTTATTTCTAGCATCCCACACCTCCTATATAGTATAAATTTTAGTGCGATTTGTAAAAAATATTTACTCTTTATTGTACACTAAATATACAAATTGGTATGAGATAGACATAAAAAAAGGTAAGAAAATAATATATCTTCTTACCTTTCTAAACAAAATGACAATTTTTTTGTATTAATAATCTTTTTCTTAATGCTTCACTTTCTTAAAAGTTTTACTTAAAAGAAAAAAATTAAGCATTCTTTTCTTTTTTTGCTGTTCTTTTTCTTACTGTTGGATCAAGTTCTCTTTTTCTAACTCTTACAGAAAGAGGTGTAACTTCAACTAATTCATCATCTTCAATCCACTCTAAAGCATTTTCTAAAGACATAAGTCTTGGTGGAATTAATTTAATTGCTTCATCAGCACCACTAGATCTTACGTTTGATTGTTGTTTTCCTTTTATAGGATTTACATCTAAATCGTTATCTTTTGCATGTTGCCCAATTACCATTCCGATATATACTTTATCTTGAGGTTTTACGAACATTACTCCTCTATCTTGTAAGTTAAAGATTGAGTATGCAAGAGCTTCTCCATTTTCCATAGAAACTAAAGCTCCATATTTTCTTGATTCAACTGTTCCAGAATATGGTCTAAACTCTAAGAATGAGTGGTTCATAACACCCTCACCTTTTGTTTCTGTTAAAAATTCTGTTCTAATACCAATCAATCCTCTTGCAGGAATTTCAAACTCTAATCTTGTATATCCTTGCCCCATTGGTACCATATTTGTCATATTAGCTTTTCTTTTTCCAAGTTTTTCAATAATAGCACCTGAGAATTCATCTGGAGTATCAATAACTAAGTGCTCAAATGGCTCCATTTTTACACCATTTTCTTCTCTAATGATAACTTCAGGTCTTCCTATACAAAACTCAAAGCCTTCTCTTCTCATATTCTCAGCTAAAATAGTAATTTGAAGCTCACCTCTTCCGTTTACTTTAAATTTACCTTCACCAATTTGCTCATAATTCATCGCAATATTAGTGTTCATTTCAGCTTTTAATCTTTCATCAATTTTGTTTGAAGTTACAAATTTACCTTCAGTTCCAGCAAGTGGAGAATCATTTACAGCAAAAGTAACAGAAAGTGTTGGTTCTTCAATGTGCATTGGGTCAAGTGGCATAGGATTTGTTGGATCACATAAAGAATCACCAACATCAATTGTTTCGAATCCAGCAACTGCAACGATATCTCCTGCTCCTGCCGTTTTAATTTCAACTCTTTCTAAACCTTTAAATCCAATAAGTTTAGATACTCTTCCTTTTACTTTTTCACCATCTGCTTTACATAATAAAACTGTTTCACCTTGAGAAATTGTTCCATTAAAAATTCTTGCAATACCAATTTTTCCAATAAAATTATCATAATCAAGTGTAAATACTTGAAGTTGTAAACCATTTTCATCAGCACCAATTGGTTTTGGAACTTCTTTTAAAATTGTTTCAAATAGCGGTTTTAAATCCATATTTCCATCATTTGCATCAAATCTTGCATATCCATCTCTTGCAGCTGCATAAATAACTGGGAATTCTAATTGTTCTTCAGTTGCATCCATTTGAGCAAAAAGGTCAAATACCTCATCAACAACTCTATCAGGCTCAGCTGCTGGTTTATCAATTTTATTTACAACAACGATTGGTCTATGTCCTAAAGATAGTGCTTTTTTAACAACGAATTTTGTTTGTGGCATTACTCCTTCTTGTGCATCAACAAGAAGTAAAACAGAGTCAACCATTTTTAAAACCCTCTCAACTTCTCCACCAAAATCGGCGTGTCCCGGAGTGTCAATGATGTTAATTCTTACACCTTCATAATCAACTGCTGTATTTTTTGAAAGAATTGTAATCCCTCTTTCTTTTTCAATAGCATTACTATCCATTACTCTTTCTTCTACATTTTGGTGAGATGAAAATGTTCCTGATTGTTTTAATAATTCATCAACTAGTGTTGTTTTACCGTGGTCAACGTGTGCAATTACGGCTATGTTTCTAATATCTCTCATATTTCTTCTTTTTTATATAAAATTTTCGCGGATTTTATCCAAAAAAAACTTAAGTTCTTATAATTGCTTAAAATATGGTTAAACGAACTTTAAAAAATAAAAAGTAAATATTTTTTTACCACTTTAAATATTATTAATTTTATTTTCGATATTATGGACATTTTAGATTTGTGGTACAAATTGACATCTTGACTTCATAGAACTTTCAAATATTCAAGCACTGTCTTATAAAAATATCAATTTTAAACTTTTTACTGTTAGGAGAAGAAATGAACTTTTGGCAAAATTTCAAAAGAGATTTTTTAGTTAAATTTTGGGCACCAATTCCTGCTGTTATTGCACTTGGAGTTTTAAGTGCGTATTATTTTGGAATAACTGGCACTTATTGGGCTGTTACAGGAGAATTTACAAGATGGGGTGGTCATTTTTTACAATTATTTAATGTAGATGTATCATCTTGGGGATACTACAAACTTATGAAAATAGATGGGAATATATTTACTAGAGTTGATGGTGTTATGATTATTGGAATGTTTGCAGGTTGTATTGCTGCTGCATTTTGGGGAAATAATGTAAAGTTCAGACTACCAGTGAATAATATAAGAATTTGGCAAGCATTAATTGGTGGAATTATTGCAGGATTTGGAGCAAGACTTGGTATGGGTTGTAATTTAGCAAGTTTCTTTACTGGTATTCCTCAATTTAGTTTTCATGCTTGGGTATTTACAGCGGCAATGATTGTAGGAGTTTATTTTGGAGTAAAATTGGCTATGAGCTCTTTTTTCCAATCAAAAATAAAAATGCAAAAAGTATCTTGTGCTAAACCTTTAGAACATAATGAAGAAAAAGTTAAAAAATTCTTTACTTTTGGAACAGTTGTTTTTATAGGAATTATTATTTGGGCAACATACTTAATATTTATTGAACAAGCTACAAAACTTGGAATGGCAATGTTATTTGGTAGTGCTTTTGGTTTAGCTATTGCAAAAGCACAAATTTGTTTCACATCTGCATTTAGAGATATATTCACAACAGGAAGAAGTGAATTAGCAAAAGCTATTATTATAGGTATGGCTGTTGCAACTTTAGGTGTATTTACTTATATTATGATGGGACAACCTCCAAAAATATTTTGGACTGGACCAAATGTAATTATTGGTGGATTTTTATTTGGATTTGGAATTGTTCTTGCTGGTGGTTGTGAATGTGGATGGATGTATAGAGCAGTAGAAGGACAAGTTCATTTTTGGATAGTTGGAATTGGAAATATTATAGGAGCTACTCTTTTAGCCTTTGTTTGGGATGATATTTCACCTGTACTAGCTACATCTTGGCCAAAAATAAATCTACTTCAAGAATTTGGAAATTATGGTGGTTTATTTATAAATTACGGATTATTATTAATCTTCTTTATAGTTATTTTAGTATTAGAAAAAAGATACCTAAATAAATCAAGAAATAGATAAAGGAAATATTATGAACAAAGATAAAATTATTCCAGATTATAGAATAGATATGCAAGGTGAACCTTGTCCATATCCTGCAATAAATACTCTTGAAGCAATGAAAGAGTTAAAAGATGGTGAAATATTAGAAGTTATTAGTGACTGCCCGCAAAGTATAAATAATATTCCAGCAGATGCTAAAAATCACGGTTATAAAGTTTTACTAATAGATAGTGATGGTCCAACAATTAGATACATCATACAAAAATAGACTATAAACTA
Protein-coding regions in this window:
- the typA gene encoding translational GTPase TypA — encoded protein: MRDIRNIAVIAHVDHGKTTLVDELLKQSGTFSSHQNVEERVMDSNAIEKERGITILSKNTAVDYEGVRINIIDTPGHADFGGEVERVLKMVDSVLLLVDAQEGVMPQTKFVVKKALSLGHRPIVVVNKIDKPAAEPDRVVDEVFDLFAQMDATEEQLEFPVIYAAARDGYARFDANDGNMDLKPLFETILKEVPKPIGADENGLQLQVFTLDYDNFIGKIGIARIFNGTISQGETVLLCKADGEKVKGRVSKLIGFKGLERVEIKTAGAGDIVAVAGFETIDVGDSLCDPTNPMPLDPMHIEEPTLSVTFAVNDSPLAGTEGKFVTSNKIDERLKAEMNTNIAMNYEQIGEGKFKVNGRGELQITILAENMRREGFEFCIGRPEVIIREENGVKMEPFEHLVIDTPDEFSGAIIEKLGKRKANMTNMVPMGQGYTRLEFEIPARGLIGIRTEFLTETKGEGVMNHSFLEFRPYSGTVESRKYGALVSMENGEALAYSIFNLQDRGVMFVKPQDKVYIGMVIGQHAKDNDLDVNPIKGKQQSNVRSSGADEAIKLIPPRLMSLENALEWIEDDELVEVTPLSVRVRKRELDPTVRKRTAKKEKNA
- the yedE gene encoding selenium metabolism membrane protein YedE/FdhT translates to MNFWQNFKRDFLVKFWAPIPAVIALGVLSAYYFGITGTYWAVTGEFTRWGGHFLQLFNVDVSSWGYYKLMKIDGNIFTRVDGVMIIGMFAGCIAAAFWGNNVKFRLPVNNIRIWQALIGGIIAGFGARLGMGCNLASFFTGIPQFSFHAWVFTAAMIVGVYFGVKLAMSSFFQSKIKMQKVSCAKPLEHNEEKVKKFFTFGTVVFIGIIIWATYLIFIEQATKLGMAMLFGSAFGLAIAKAQICFTSAFRDIFTTGRSELAKAIIIGMAVATLGVFTYIMMGQPPKIFWTGPNVIIGGFLFGFGIVLAGGCECGWMYRAVEGQVHFWIVGIGNIIGATLLAFVWDDISPVLATSWPKINLLQEFGNYGGLFINYGLLLIFFIVILVLEKRYLNKSRNR
- the yedF gene encoding sulfurtransferase-like selenium metabolism protein YedF; protein product: MNKDKIIPDYRIDMQGEPCPYPAINTLEAMKELKDGEILEVISDCPQSINNIPADAKNHGYKVLLIDSDGPTIRYIIQK